A region of the Kaistia geumhonensis genome:
CGCGACGGCGACAGCGAATATGCCGCCACGGCGCGGATGGGCTATGCCGGCGAGGCTCTGAACGCCCATGTCATGTTCGCCTCGGCCCGCGCCGGCGAGCCGGTCGTCGGTTTGCGCAGCCCGACGGGGCGGATCGTGCGGCGCGGCGACGGCGTCACCACGGCGGTCAGCTACTGGGGCGGCCTCTCCTCGCGCGCCGGCCTCGCCAATGATGGCGACGACGCCTTCCTCGACGTCGCGAAGGCTTATTTCGCCGGCTTGCTATCGTGGTACGAGACCGCCGATATCGGCGTCGCCGGCGGCGACCTCTTCGAGGAGGTCACGGCGACGCTCGCCCGCGGCGGGCTCGGCTCGGCCCTCAATCCGGGCCATCTCGTCGGCCACGACGAATGGGTGCATTCGCCCGTCCGCCCCGGCTCGACCGAGCGACTTACTTCGGGCATGCCGTTCCAGATCGATGTGATCCCGGTGCCGATGCCCGACGGCTGGGCGCTCAACTGCGAGGACGCCGTCACCTTCGCCGACGCCTCGCTGCGCGCCGAACTCGCCGCTCTCTATCCCGAGGTGGCGGCGCGGATCGAGGCCCGGCGCGCCTTCATGGCGGACGAGATCGGCGTTGCCCTGAAGCCGTCGATCCTTCCGCTCTCCTCGACTCCGCTCTGCCTGCCGCCCTTCTGGCTGGCGTCGGACCGGCTGCTGGCGCGCGACTGAGCGCTCAGTCGGCGCCTCGCGACGAGGGCGGGTCGGCGAGGCGCCCTTCCTCGGCCTTGTAATAATACTGGCTGGCGATCAGCCAGCCCTTCAGCGGCCTCAGCGGGGGAATGCAGGTCAGCAGCATGAAGGGCAGGCTGGTGAAGAGATGCACCCAGTAGGGAGCGGAGAATGCCGTCTCGATCCACAGCGCCATGACCACGCTCGGGATGCAGCCGAAGCAGATGACGAAGAAGGCAGGACCGTCCGCCGGGTCGGCGAAGGAATAGTCGAGACCGCAGACCTCGCATGAGGGTCGAAGCTTGAGGAACCCGTCGAACAGGCGACCCTCCCCGCATCGCGGGCAGCGGCAACGAAGACCGGCGCGCATCGGACTGATGGGCGGCCATTCGGAACGTCTGAAAACGTCGCGATTCGTTGAATCCTGTTGATCGGACGTTGAATCCTGTCGATCGGACATTGACGAAAACCCTCTCGCTCCGGGGAGCCGGACGGGCGTAATGTATGCATACAATTTGCCCTGCGGAAGCCTGACAATGCGCCGCAGCCGGTCTGTCACACAACCAGGGCCTCGTCGGCCTGTTCCTCGGCGAGGAGGGCGGCGATACGGGCGAGGCCCTCCGTGAAGCGTTCGCGGTCCGGCGCGACGCCGAAGCCGAGGCGGAGCGCCTCGGGCGCGGGCCCGAGCGCGAAGGCCTCGCTCGGAACGGCGCCGATCGCGAGGCCGCCCAGCCGGGCCAGGAATTCGCCGCGCCGCCAGCGCGGCGGCAGGGTCAGCCAGCCATGGAAGGCGGCGGGGTCCGCACGCAGCAGCCCGGGCGGCAGCATCGAGGTCGCGAGCGCGTGCCGGGCGACCGTCTCTGCGCGGATCGCCTCCAGCATGGCGGCGGCCGTCCCGTCGCCGATCCAGCGTGTCGCGATCGCCGCGGCGAGCGGCGAAGCCATGGTCGCGACCGCGCGGATGGCGCCAGCGAGACGCTCGCCGGAACGCTCGTCCGGCGCGACGCAATAGGCGATGCGCAGCGCCGGAGACAGACATTTGGCAAGGCCGGCGACATGCCAGGCGAGATCGGGCGCCAGCGCTGCGAAGGGCGGCGGCGGCGAGGCCGGCAGCGCGCCATAGGCATCGTCCTCGACGATCACGAGACCGCGACGCCGCGCCACCGCCACGATGGCAGCGCGGCGGGCGGTGCCGATCGTCGCGGTCGTCGGATTGGCGAGCGTGGGGTTGATATAGAGTACTTTCGCGGCCGTCGTGCCGGCGAGCGCGTCGAGCGCGGCGGGGTCCATGCCCTCCTCGTCCGCCGGAACGCCCGCGAGGGCGAGGCCGAGCCGCGCCGCAAGCGCCCGGAAGCCGGGATAGGTGAACGTGTCGGCGAGGACGGTCTCGCCCGGCGCGGCGACGAGCGGCATCAGCGCGGCGAGCGCTCCCTGCGCCCCCGGCGCGACCAGAACGCGGGCCGGATCGAGGCCCGGCAGCCGGGGCGCGAGGAAGGCGGCGCCGGCCGCGCGATCCTCCGCCGTCCCGCCCGGTGCCTGGTAGCGCATCAGCAGGTCGATGCCGCGTTCGTCGCCGAGCTCCGTCATGCTCCGCCACAGCCGCCGCGCGAGCCGCGGATCGACGGGGCGCGGCGGCAGGTTCATCGCGAGGTCGATGCGGCCGGACGGCAGCGGCGCGGCGCGGCGGCGCACGAAGGTTCCCCGCCCGACCCGGGCCTCGACGAGCCCCTGGCGCTGCGCCTCCGCATAGGCGCGGGTCACCGTGGTGAAATCGATGCCGAGCGCGGCGGCGAGCTGGCGCTGCGGCGGCAGCCGCTCGCCCTCCGCGATGCGGCCGGCGGCGATATCGTCGCCGAGCGCATCGACGATCGCCCGATAGACCGGACCGGAGCGGCCGCTCACCTTCGGAACCCAGTCGGCCAACGCGCCCTCGCCTGTTTCGAATGCCGAATATCCATACAAAATGGCATTGTATGGAAGACATTTGTCAACATTCGTCAACGTTTCTCGACGAAAGAGAGGCAATGGACAGGCCCGGCCCGGCGCGGCAGATTGCAGCGACCGGTCCTCCCACGAACCGCAGAGACGACAGCATGCTGCGACGGCTGCTCGACCACCCCGTCCGCCTCATCGTGGGCGTGGTGATCCTGTTCTTCGCCCTCTACGAACTCTCGGTGCAGTTCTTCGCCTATACCGGCGACGCCTATGTCACGACCGACGTGGTGGTCCTCTCTGCCGAGGTCGACGGACCGATCGCGGCCATCGCGGTCGAGAACAACCAGGCCGTCAAGACGGGCGACCCGCTGTTCACCATCGAGACGACGCCCTATGCGCTCGACGTGACCGAGGCCGAGGCGACGCTGGCGCAGGCCAGGGCCGGGCTCGCGCTGGCTACAGACCAGGTGGCGGCGGCGAAGGCGACCGTCGTGTCGGCCGAGGCGGTGCTGAGCAACGCCAATGCGGCGCTGTCGCGCTCGCGCGCCCTGAGCGGCGAAGGCTTCTCGACCGATGCGACCCTCGACGAGGCCGTCCGCGACGCAGCGACGGCGAGCGCCAACCTTTCCGTCGCGCAGTCCGATCTCGGCGTCGCCAACCAGCGCGTGACCGTCGCCAATGCCGATCTCAGCGCAGCCGAGGCCGCGCTCGGCAAGGCGCGCTATCGGCTTTCGAAGACCGACATAGCGGCCCCTGTGGACGGACGGATTGCCCCCTTCACCCGGCGGAGGGGCGACTCGCTCGCGGCCGGCGACGAGGTGATGGCCATCGTCACCGCCGAGCGGCCGCGGATCGTCGCCAATGTCGCGGAGCGGCATCTCTCCCATCTGAAGCTCGGGCAGGATGTCTGGGTCACCATCGGCTCGCGCCCCTGGCGGATCGTCGGCGGCCATGTCAGCGGCATCGCGGCGGGAATCGCGCGCTCGCCCGACGCGCAGCGGATCATCCCCTATGTCGATCCCTCGACGGACTGGGTGCGACTGCCGCGCCGCTTCCCGGTGGAGATCACGCTGGACGACCTGCCCGCCGGGGAGGCGCTGCCGCTCGGCGCCGATGCCCGCGCGCTGATCTGGTTCTGAGGCGCCAGGCGTGGCCGCGCCAACGGAAAGCAGCGGGATCGATCCGCTGACGCGGCGCGCCTTCGCGACCATGGTCGGCGTCGTCGGGGCCGTCCTCGTCGCGCTCGCGGCCGGCTTCGAGAATCCCTACTGGGCCGGCCTCAGCGCCGTCGTCATCGCGCATGCCGACCGCGACGAACTCTTCACGAAGGGGATATTGCGCATCGCAGGGACATTCGCAGGCGTGTTCGTCGGCTATTACGGCGCGCAGCTGCTGGAGGGCCTGCCGGTGGCGCAGGCGCTCGCCTCCATGCTCGCTGCCGGGTTCGGAATCTATGCCCGCCAGCGCAGCGCCTATGCCTATGCCTGGTTCTACGGCGCCGTCACCTTCCTGATCGTGATCGTGTCCAGCATGGTCTCGCCGGCGGAGCTCCACGCCTTCGCCGAGAACCGCTGCTTCGAGATCATGACCGGCGTGGTCGTGGCGACGCTCGCACGCTGGGCGCTGGGCGGCGACGAACGCAAGGGCGCGCATCTGGTCGCGCATCCGCCGACCATCCGGCCGGAAGACGCGATGCGGCTCGCCGTCGCCGCGGGCCTCGGAACGCTGGCGATCCTCGTGTGCTGGACGCAGTTCCAGCTGCCGCAATTGACGCAGGTCGTGATCTCCAGCCTCATCGTCGTCGATATCGACGCGGGCGCCACCCGCCGGCGCGGCTTGCAGCGCGTGCTCGGCTGCATCATCGGCGGCATCACGGGCCTGGTGGTCATCGGGATCGACGCGACCAATTTCCTTTGGTGGCTGATGTGCCTCGCGATCGGCCTCTTCGTCTTCGCGCGCATCCATCTCGCCGGCTCGCCCAACGCCTATGTCGGCACCCAGTCGGCCATCGCCTATCTCGTGACGCTCGTGGATACGGGGCCGCCCTCCTCGATCGGCCCGCCCTTCGGCAGGCTGGTCGGTATCGTTCTCGGGGTCTCGCTGATGTCTCTGGTGACCTGGGCCATCACCAGGAAGAAGCCGACCGCCGACGCCGTCAGGCCGCCGGCGTGAGGACGCTTTCCGAGAGTCGCACCAGCGTCGTCGCGGCATCGGCCGCGCGGGCATAAAGGAAGCCCTGGCCGAGGCGGCACCCCATCTCGGCAAGCCGCTCGGCCTGCGCCCGCGTCTCGATGCCCTCGGCGACGATGCGCCGGTCGAGCTGCTGCGCGATATCGATCATCGCCGCGACGATCACGGCGCTGTCATGGTCGATCAGCAGCCGGTCGATGAACGACCGGTCGATCTTGATGACGTCGGTCTTCAGCGCCATCAGATGCGTCAGCGAGGCGAAGCCGGTGCCGAAATCGTCGAGCGCGACGAGGAAGCCGCTCCGGCGCAGACTGCCGACCGTGTCCGCGACGTCGCGGAATGGATCGTCCATCGCCACCAGTTCCGTGATCTCGAGCACGACGCGACCAGGCGGAACTCCGGCAGAGGCAAAGGCGCCCACGAGGCGCTCCGCCAGACCCTCCTCGGCGAAATCGGCCATCGAGAGATTGACGCCGACATGGCCGAAATCGATGCCGGCATCGAGCCACGCCGCCATGTCGCGGGCAACCTCCGCCAGCATGCGATCCGTCATGGCGCGAGCGAGGCCGGGGTCGGCGAAGGCCGCCTGGAAATCGCCCGCCGTCACGATGGCACCGTCTCGCCGGCGCATGCGCAGCAAGGCCTCGAGACCGATGATACGGCCGCTGTCGAGGCGCACCAATGGCTGGTAGAAGGGCAGGATGCGATCTTCGTCAAGGGCCGTCGCCACCTGGCGCAGCAAGGCACGGCGCCGCTCCGCAACCTCCCCCATGGAAGGCTCGTAGCGGAGATAGCCGCGCCGTCCGCTGCGCCGCGACGCAGCGAGCGCCAGTTCCGCGTTGAGGCGCAGGAACTCCGGCGCAATGCCATCAGGCCCAAACAGCGCGCCGCCGATGGCGACCCCCTGGTCCAGGGGGCCGAAGCGCGATCGTCCGGCGGGGCCATGCAGCGCTGCCATCACGGACTCGCCGGCCTCCTTCAGCGAGGCGTGATCGAGGCAGGGATCGACGATGACGGCGAAGCGGTCGCCTCCGAGGCTGGCCGGCCAGAAGCCGCGATCGAGGCGGGACAAACGCTCGGCCATTTCCGCGACGAGCCGATCCGAGCCGGGATCATCGATGGCCGGCACGAAGGTTTCCACCCTGTCGAGGCCGAGGAGAAGCAGGCCAAAATGCGAGGCCGGATCGGCGCAGAGATCGCCGAGCACCGTCTCGAAGGAGCGACGGTTGGGCAGATTGGTGAGGGGATCGAAGCGGGAGAGGCGCTGGCGGATCTCTTCGCCATCGCTCCGCTCGATGGCAATGGCGCCGAGATGCACCACAGCCTCCACCAATTGCTTCTCCAACCGAGACGGGCCGCGCGTCTCGCGGAAGTAAAGGGCGAAGGTCGCGATCACCGTTCCGTCCGTGGCGAGCAGCGGACTTGACCAGCAGGCGGCGAGGCCGAGGGGAAGTGCCAGCGCGCGGTAATCGTCCCACAGCGGGTCAGCGGCGATGTCGCGGACCGTCACCGGACGAGCAAGCCATGCCGCGGTTCCACAGGAGCCGACGGTCGGACCGATCGCAAGCCCCTCGAGCGCCTGCGAATAGGACGCGGGCAGACTCGGCGCAGCGAGCGGATGGAGCGCGCCGCCACGGATCCGGACCAGCGTGCAGATTGCGCCGGGCGCGAGCGTCTCGACGCGGCGGCAGACGAGGTTCGCGACATCGTCCAGGGGCGTCCCGAGCGCGATCGCCTCCAGAATCTCATTCTGAAACTGCTGGACGACGCTCCCGATCGGTTCGCTCATGGCGCCCCTCCCCGGCCGGAGCAGCGGCTCGCGACCGATCGAAACCTGAATGTCCGATCCGGCATCCGGTTCCCCGGCTCCGGCCCCGCGTAACGACACCGATGATCGCGCCAGCCCGAAGGACGCGCAATCGTCCCAGCATGCGTCGATCCGGATTAACGTTTCACGACGGCTTGACGCCGTGACAAGCGGCCGCGACAAGACTTCAGGCGCCACCCGAAGCGCCGTCGGAGGAGATCGCGATGCACAGCAACGACCGGACATTCTTCGCGCCGCTGTGGCGACGCATCCTGCTGGTCGCCATCGTCGCCGCCTGGTTCGCCTATGAGGCGCTCGTCGTGGGCGAGCAGATGTGGATGGTCATCGTCGGCGGCCTGCTCGCCTATGCGGTGTGGACCTATCTGCTGCGCTGGGACGCAGCGGGCAAGAGCGGCGACGCCGCCTGACGCCTGGCGAACGGGAGCGCCCGCTCGAGAGCAGGCGGGCCGGCCGCGCGACAGAGCCGCGGCAAGGGGCCTTTTCAGGCGCGGAGGGACGATATCCCCCGCGAGGCCCTAATCTGACTCCTGTCCGACCCCTAAAAAACAGAAAAGTCTTCGATCTTTTCTCAACGCAATATTAGCATCCCCTGTCTGCAAATCGACCTGACTTTCGGGGCGAATGATTTCACGTCGGCCTGATCATCAATTTACGGCCGGTGCGCCCGGCGCTCATACATCTTCTGGGAGGAATCCATGTGTATTGCCTGCGATTGGGCGCCCCATTTCGAAGCGTTCGGCCAGAGGCGGACGCTCAGTCGCCGGTCGATCCTGCGCGGCGGGGCGGCCCTCACGGCCACGGCCGCGTTTGCGCCGGCATTCCTCGCGACCGATGTCTCGGCACAGGAAACGGCATCGGCCGCTGACGGCCCGGCCGATTTCATCTTCCGCAACGGCTCCATCTACACGGTCTCCAGCGCGGCGCCCTCGGCCGAGGCGGTCGCGATCCGCGGCAAGACCATCGTCCATGTCGGCGACGAGGCCGGTGCCATGGCGATGGCCGGGCCGAAGACCGAGATCATCGACCTGAATGGCCGGCTGCTGATGCCGGGCTTCGTCGAGGGGCACACCCATCCGTTCCTCGGCGCGTTCCTGACTTCGGGCGTCGATCTCCAGCTCGCCAACAGCGCCGAGGCGCTCGCGGCGATCGAGGAATATGCGAAGGCGCATCCGACCGGCCCGATCCGCGGCTTCGGCTGGCGCGTCGACATGTTCCCGGCCGAGGGGCCGACGCGTGCCGATCTCGACCGCATCCTGCCCGACCGCCCGGCCTTCTTCTTCGCCATCGACGGCCACAGCCTCTGGGCGAACTCGAAGGCGCTGGAGATGGCCGGCGTCAGCCGCGAGACGCCCGACCCCATTCCGGGCTTCAGCTACTACGCCCGCGACCAGAAGGGCGATCCGACCGGCTATGTGCTCGAGGTCAACGCGGTGCTCGGGCTGGTCAACGCGGTCGAGCCGATCACCGCCGAGACGATGGCGAAGCTGCTCGAGACCTGGCTGCCCAAGGCGGCGGCCGCCGGCATCACCACGGTGTTCGACGCCGGCGTCCCGCCGGTCGGCAGCGACCAGGGCGGGATCATCGAGCGCTATATCGATGCCGAGAAGCGGGGAGTCCTGCCCTTCCGCGTGTCGTGCTCCTATTCCGTGAAGTCGATGCCGATCGACAACACCGTCGAGACGATGAAGGACCTCAACAAGCGCATGGCGAGCGAGCTCGTGCATGTCGACGTGGTCAAGATCGTCGGCGACGGCTCGCAGGGTGGTTACACGGCCTGGCTCATCGAACCCTATGCCGACAAGCCGGATTCGACGGGTGGTTCGCCTTTCACGGAAGAGCAGTGGCACGAGCTGATCGGCATGGTCGACGCCGCCGGCTTCGACGTGCATGTCCATGCCTGCGGCGAACGGACGGCACGCGTTGCGCTCGACGCGATCGAAAAGGCGATCGCGACCAATCCGCCGCGCGACCGGCGCAACGCGATCGCCCATCTCGTCTATGTCGAGGATTCCGACGCGCCCCGCTTCGCCAAGCTCAACGTCACGGCGGAGTTCTCGGCCAACTGGTCGTCGGCCGATCCCGACACGCTCGGCAACATGGTCGTCCGCTACGGCCAGCCGCGCGCGAGCAAGCTCTACCGCACCAAGACGATCCTCAACCAGGGCGGACGCGTCTCGTTCGGCACGGACTGGCCGGCGGCGGGCTATTTCTCGACCTACGAGCCGCTCAAGTCCATCCAGGTCGGCGTCACCCGCCAGTTGATCGGGCAGCCGGACGCGCCTGTGCTCAGCCCCGCGGACGAGCGCCTCACCGTCGAAGAGGCGATCCACGCCAACACGATGGGCGCCGCCTACCAGCTGCGCATGGAAGACCAGATCGGCTCGATCGAGGTGGGCAAGATGGCCGATCTGATCGTGCTGGACCGCAACATCCTCACGATCGACCCGCACGAGATCCACAAGACCAGGGTCGATCTCGGGATGATGAACGGCGTCGTCCGCCACAAGGCCTAGCCGGAGCCGGGCCGTCGGTTGCACCCGACGGTCCGGAACGACCGGCCGGATCGGCCGAATAGCCACACCGGGCAGGATTTGCAGCCGTCATCTCCTGATGCGCCATTGCGGCACAGGAGTAACTCGGCAAAGAATGCTCACGGAAACACCCGTTAAACTCCAATAATTTCAGCGTTTTGCAGCCGCCTAAGTATCTTTCTATCGGGGTAACAGCGCTCGGCGCCATCCTTTGCGAGAGTTAGTCGATGTCTGAAAACAATTCCTCCAACGGCATTTCTCGTCGGGATCTGCTCGGCAAGGCCCCGGCAACGCTGGTCGGCGCAACCATGCTCGGCTCCGCGACGCCCGCGCCGGCCAAGGCCGACACGGTTCAGGCGCAGCCGATCAAGGCGCCGGTCTCGCCGCCCGGCGGCTACAACATTCTCTTCATCCTGGTGGACCAGGAGCACTTCTTCCCGAAATGGCCGTTCCCGGTTCCGGCGCGTGAGTGGCTCAAGGAACGCGGCATCACCTTCACCAACCACCAGTCGGCGTCCTGCGTCTGCTCGCCGGCCCGCTCCGTCATCTATACCGGCCAGCACATCCAGCATTCCGGCATCTTCGACAACCTCAACTACCTCTGGCAGCCGGACATGGAGACGTCGGTCACGACGATCGGCAGCCGCATGAGCGAGCTCGGCTACCACTCGACCTATCAGGGCAAGTGGCACATGAGCGCCAATCTCGACCAGACGACGAACCCGATCGACGCGCCGATGTCGGATTATCGCGACATCATCAAGAGTTACGGCTTCGACGATTTCTTCGGCGTCGGCGACCTGATCGATAGCGGCCTTGGCGGCTATACGTTCGACGGTTTCACGGCCGACCGCGTCAGGAGCTGGATGCGGCGCGAGGGTCAGGCGCTGCAGGCCAAGGGGCAGCCCTGGTTCCTCGCCGTCAATTTCGTCAATCCCCACGACGTCATGTATATCAACTCGGATCTTCCGGGGCATGTCGTCCAGGGGAAGAACGCGGCGATCAAGATCTTCCCGACGCCCGAAGACCAGCTCTACCAGGAGCGCTGGGATGATCTTCCGCTGCCTTTCAGCCGCAGCCAGCCGCTCGATGCGCCGGGCCGGCCGAAGGCGCATGCCATCTACCAGGAAATCCAGGACATGATGGTGGGCGCGTGGCCCGACGAAGATCGCCGCTGGCACGTGCTGCGCAACTACTATTACAACTGCATCCGCGACTGCGACCGCCAGATCATGCATGTCCTCAAGACGCTCGAGGACAACAACATGGACAAGAACACCATCATCGTGTTCAACGCGGATCATGGCGAACTCGGCGGCCATCACCAGATGCGCGGCAAGGGCAACTGCACCTACAAGGAGCAGAACCATGTGCCGCTGATCATCTATCATCCGGCCTATCCGGGCGGCGTGAGCTGCGAGGCGATCACCTCGCAGCTCGATCTTGCGCCGACGCTGATCGCGCTGACCGGCGCGGATCCGTCGCTGCAGGCCAAGGCCGCCGACGGTCTCAAGGGACACGACTTTTCCGGCCTGCTGACGTCGCCGACGACCGCCAAGGTCGATGCGATCAGGCCGGCCTCGCTGTTCAACTACAACATGCTCTCCTACCAGGACGTCACCTGGGCCGAGCATTTCGTCAAGATGACCTTCTCCGGCAGCGTCAGCAATGACGAGAAGATCCAGACTTATCTGAAGAACGATCCGGACTTCTCGGAGCGCGTGGGGATCCGGAGCATCTTCGACGGGCGCTATCGCTTCTCCCGCTATTTCGGGCAGACCGACTTCAACACGCCGACGACCCTCGAGGACCTGATCGCCAAGAACGATCTGGAGCTCTACGACCTTCAGGAAGATCCAGAGGAGATGAACAATCTCGCCATGGATACCAAGACGAATGGCGATCTGCTGGTGTCGCTGAACAAGGTCATGAACGATCTCATCGCTGCGGAAGTCGGCGTGGATGACGGGTCCTTCCTCCCGATCAAGGATGGCAAGTGGTACTTCCCGACCAAGAGTGAGCGTTAGGCGCTGCGATGCGTGATCGCGCGATGGTGACGCAGCGCCCGCGGCTTCGGCCGCGGACGCTCCTGGCCATTCTCGCCGCGGTGTCGTCGGGTTGCGCCGTCGAGCACGCGGCCGCGCAATCGGCCCCGTGCGGGACCTGTACGTCCCGGAGCACGACGGCCGAGGCACCGGCGACGCAGCCGATGACGAACTTCTTCGGCAATCCGCGTCATCTGCAGGCGACGAGCGACCAGGTCGATCTCAGCCGTCAGGGCGGGCCGCTTCCGGTGACGATCTCCGGCAATGTGCAGGCGTGGACGAGCGGTCCCGCACAGCCCGATCTCTACACCGAGATCGCGCAGCTCTCTTTCAAGCTGACGGATGACTGGTCCCTGCTCGGACAGCAGCTCTACCAGCGGCAATCGTCCATCGAACTGTGGAATTTCGTCGGAGGCTTCGGCTACCACCCGAACGATGAGTTCAGCCTGAACATGATGGCCGGCTTCGGCCTCGGCACGCTCTACACCTATCAGTGGGCGGCTTACGTCTCGCCGCAATATACGCTTCCGCTGGTCATCGCCGACCAGAAGCGGATCGCGCTCGGCGCCAATTTCACCATGGAGCAGTACGAGTTCGGCACGTTCCGGCAGGTTCAGCCCCGGGTCAGCGTAAACGTGGCGCCGTGGCTGCCGCAGCTTCAGGTCGGCTATTCGCTGGGCGAGTTCAGCAATTCGACCGACCAGACGCAGACCCAGTATTACCAGCCGCAACCCGTCAACGGCCTTACGATGACGGCTGTCCTGCATCCGGCCGAGCCGCTGTATGCGGTTCTTTCCTATCTGCCCGAGAACCGCAACTACATCGCAGGCAACTATGTCGTGCAGAATACCGTGAGCGGCACGCTCCACCTGAACATCACGCAGTCGGTTCGGACGTCGATCTTCTATCAGGACAACTGGTATGACGGCGGCGCCGACCAGGCGGTCGGCGGCAGTCTCAGCGTGGCCTTCTAGGCCGGCACGCGGTGGCCTCGAGCCGCGAGGCGGTTTGCACTGTCATTTGGTCTCCGGCCGCGTCAGCGCCGAGCAAAGGGAGGAATTTCGGCGACTGCGCATCGCGAAGAGCGACGCGGCCTTGCCGATCGAAGGACCGGACCCTCGCCGCACCATTCCCCGAGGCGGCCGGGTGGCGGTGTGAATTATCATCGGGAACGGGATGGTTTTAATGCGCGTAATGCTTCTTTCGCTCGCGGTCATATCGAGCGTATCGGCGATCTGCGGCCTGTCGGGCTGCGCCAGCAGCGGCAACAATGCGGCCGCTGTTCAGATGATGGATGTCCCCGTGAACGCCTGCGGCAGCGACGGTCGGAGCAACATCAACGACTGCG
Encoded here:
- a CDS encoding aminotransferase-like domain-containing protein; amino-acid sequence: MADWVPKVSGRSGPVYRAIVDALGDDIAAGRIAEGERLPPQRQLAAALGIDFTTVTRAYAEAQRQGLVEARVGRGTFVRRRAAPLPSGRIDLAMNLPPRPVDPRLARRLWRSMTELGDERGIDLLMRYQAPGGTAEDRAAGAAFLAPRLPGLDPARVLVAPGAQGALAALMPLVAAPGETVLADTFTYPGFRALAARLGLALAGVPADEEGMDPAALDALAGTTAAKVLYINPTLANPTTATIGTARRAAIVAVARRRGLVIVEDDAYGALPASPPPPFAALAPDLAWHVAGLAKCLSPALRIAYCVAPDERSGERLAGAIRAVATMASPLAAAIATRWIGDGTAAAMLEAIRAETVARHALATSMLPPGLLRADPAAFHGWLTLPPRWRRGEFLARLGGLAIGAVPSEAFALGPAPEALRLGFGVAPDRERFTEGLARIAALLAEEQADEALVV
- a CDS encoding FUSC family protein — encoded protein: MAAPTESSGIDPLTRRAFATMVGVVGAVLVALAAGFENPYWAGLSAVVIAHADRDELFTKGILRIAGTFAGVFVGYYGAQLLEGLPVAQALASMLAAGFGIYARQRSAYAYAWFYGAVTFLIVIVSSMVSPAELHAFAENRCFEIMTGVVVATLARWALGGDERKGAHLVAHPPTIRPEDAMRLAVAAGLGTLAILVCWTQFQLPQLTQVVISSLIVVDIDAGATRRRGLQRVLGCIIGGITGLVVIGIDATNFLWWLMCLAIGLFVFARIHLAGSPNAYVGTQSAIAYLVTLVDTGPPSSIGPPFGRLVGIVLGVSLMSLVTWAITRKKPTADAVRPPA
- a CDS encoding HlyD family secretion protein, whose product is MLRRLLDHPVRLIVGVVILFFALYELSVQFFAYTGDAYVTTDVVVLSAEVDGPIAAIAVENNQAVKTGDPLFTIETTPYALDVTEAEATLAQARAGLALATDQVAAAKATVVSAEAVLSNANAALSRSRALSGEGFSTDATLDEAVRDAATASANLSVAQSDLGVANQRVTVANADLSAAEAALGKARYRLSKTDIAAPVDGRIAPFTRRRGDSLAAGDEVMAIVTAERPRIVANVAERHLSHLKLGQDVWVTIGSRPWRIVGGHVSGIAAGIARSPDAQRIIPYVDPSTDWVRLPRRFPVEITLDDLPAGEALPLGADARALIWF
- a CDS encoding DUF3329 domain-containing protein — protein: MHSNDRTFFAPLWRRILLVAIVAAWFAYEALVVGEQMWMVIVGGLLAYAVWTYLLRWDAAGKSGDAA
- a CDS encoding amidohydrolase; translated protein: MCIACDWAPHFEAFGQRRTLSRRSILRGGAALTATAAFAPAFLATDVSAQETASAADGPADFIFRNGSIYTVSSAAPSAEAVAIRGKTIVHVGDEAGAMAMAGPKTEIIDLNGRLLMPGFVEGHTHPFLGAFLTSGVDLQLANSAEALAAIEEYAKAHPTGPIRGFGWRVDMFPAEGPTRADLDRILPDRPAFFFAIDGHSLWANSKALEMAGVSRETPDPIPGFSYYARDQKGDPTGYVLEVNAVLGLVNAVEPITAETMAKLLETWLPKAAAAGITTVFDAGVPPVGSDQGGIIERYIDAEKRGVLPFRVSCSYSVKSMPIDNTVETMKDLNKRMASELVHVDVVKIVGDGSQGGYTAWLIEPYADKPDSTGGSPFTEEQWHELIGMVDAAGFDVHVHACGERTARVALDAIEKAIATNPPRDRRNAIAHLVYVEDSDAPRFAKLNVTAEFSANWSSADPDTLGNMVVRYGQPRASKLYRTKTILNQGGRVSFGTDWPAAGYFSTYEPLKSIQVGVTRQLIGQPDAPVLSPADERLTVEEAIHANTMGAAYQLRMEDQIGSIEVGKMADLIVLDRNILTIDPHEIHKTRVDLGMMNGVVRHKA
- a CDS encoding DUF983 domain-containing protein encodes the protein MRAGLRCRCPRCGEGRLFDGFLKLRPSCEVCGLDYSFADPADGPAFFVICFGCIPSVVMALWIETAFSAPYWVHLFTSLPFMLLTCIPPLRPLKGWLIASQYYYKAEEGRLADPPSSRGAD
- a CDS encoding putative bifunctional diguanylate cyclase/phosphodiesterase, translating into MSEPIGSVVQQFQNEILEAIALGTPLDDVANLVCRRVETLAPGAICTLVRIRGGALHPLAAPSLPASYSQALEGLAIGPTVGSCGTAAWLARPVTVRDIAADPLWDDYRALALPLGLAACWSSPLLATDGTVIATFALYFRETRGPSRLEKQLVEAVVHLGAIAIERSDGEEIRQRLSRFDPLTNLPNRRSFETVLGDLCADPASHFGLLLLGLDRVETFVPAIDDPGSDRLVAEMAERLSRLDRGFWPASLGGDRFAVIVDPCLDHASLKEAGESVMAALHGPAGRSRFGPLDQGVAIGGALFGPDGIAPEFLRLNAELALAASRRSGRRGYLRYEPSMGEVAERRRALLRQVATALDEDRILPFYQPLVRLDSGRIIGLEALLRMRRRDGAIVTAGDFQAAFADPGLARAMTDRMLAEVARDMAAWLDAGIDFGHVGVNLSMADFAEEGLAERLVGAFASAGVPPGRVVLEITELVAMDDPFRDVADTVGSLRRSGFLVALDDFGTGFASLTHLMALKTDVIKIDRSFIDRLLIDHDSAVIVAAMIDIAQQLDRRIVAEGIETRAQAERLAEMGCRLGQGFLYARAADAATTLVRLSESVLTPAA
- a CDS encoding Xaa-Pro aminopeptidase; translation: MTISLRTVRIPDFGVPLDRPAIPAATYEARARALTERAGTDWVVVYADREHNANIAFLTGFEPRFEEALLLLGPGDRRILVVGNECQSYAPLAGLAGIEIVLCQTLSLMGQDRSRKPNLAAVLRDCGIGRGATIGLAGWKYLGAEEWEGPLPSFQASALVVDTLRLVVGDPAAVSDVTPVLMHPETGLRAVVDVHQIAAGEWGAARASAAVWRIVSGLRDGDSEYAATARMGYAGEALNAHVMFASARAGEPVVGLRSPTGRIVRRGDGVTTAVSYWGGLSSRAGLANDGDDAFLDVAKAYFAGLLSWYETADIGVAGGDLFEEVTATLARGGLGSALNPGHLVGHDEWVHSPVRPGSTERLTSGMPFQIDVIPVPMPDGWALNCEDAVTFADASLRAELAALYPEVAARIEARRAFMADEIGVALKPSILPLSSTPLCLPPFWLASDRLLARD